Sequence from the Psilocybe cubensis strain MGC-MH-2018 chromosome 10, whole genome shotgun sequence genome:
CGCATTATAAAAATCGACCGAACGACACAAGACGAGGAGTTGAATAtcattgaagatgaagtcGAGTATACTGGCAAGCAAATGACTGCCATGCTCAAGATGCTTGACGATGGAAACCGAGCCTCTGGTGGCTTGGGTAAGGCTAAGATGTTCTTTGGTATTGCTGGTCAGTGTTGTTGTATCATGGGAGGTCACATTAAACTGATGGTACGAACAGGCTTTATCAGGTTTACAGCTGGCTGGTACATGATTTTAATAACCAAACGTTCAGTCGTCGCACTACTGGGTGGCCATTACCTGTATCATTGCGAAAATTCAGACATTGTCCCTGTGCCTTTTAATCACAAGATAGAAAAACCAGCTGAGGAGCAGCGCCTCATGAATATATTCAAACAAGTGGATATGTCAAAGAATTTCTATTTCAGGTACTTTTGTTAGCTCAGAGAAATTGAACAGTGATTTATATTTCCTTCTAGTTACACTTACGACCTTACCTCAACGCTTCAGCATAATTTGACTGGCGAAGTGCGTTCGGGAGAGAACGATTGGCCAATCAACGACCGATTTGCTTGGAATTTCCACATGCTTACAGCTCCCTTTTCCAAACAAGCAACCCCACCCCTAAATCACTATTGGCTCCTCCCTTTGGTTCATGGTCATGTAGATCAAGCAAGTGAGCCCATTGACCTCAATGCACCAGTGAGATGTATTGAATAATGTACTTCTTAGAATTGACTGTACTTGGTCGCGTAATCTTTGTCACACTCATTGCACGCAGGTCTCGCCATTTTGCAGGAGCGCGATACCTCAAACGAGGCGCCAATGATGAGGTGTGCTCCCGAGATTGtgcttgttcttgttgttaACAGCAATTACAGGGAAACGTGGCAAATGAAGTAGAAACGGAACAAATTGTATGCGAAGCACTGACGACTCCTTTCTACTACCCTGACCGCGGGAAGGGCGACGCGCATCGTCATAGACGCCCTAGCCCAAATTATACGAGCTATGTTCAAGTGAGTTACCACGGATACCTCAAGCAACTTTTATATGAACCCTTGAATAGTACAGAGGAAGCATCCCCATCTACTGGACACAAGAAACGACGAGTATGAGCCCGAAACCGCCCATTGAAAGTAGGAGACTTTTCGACGTATCTTACTTAATTCGATCCTAATTCATTTCTTCTTAAGTCAGTGTTGTGGACCCGTTCTACACAGCAGCCTCCCGACATTTCGACGACCTGTTCAAGCGATACGGCGCCCCTATCACGATCCTGAATCTTATCAAGAGACGAGAGCCTGTTCCGCGTGAATCCAAGTTGCTTGACGAGTATACACAATGTGTACGATATCTCAACCAGTTTTTGCCCCGTGGAAAGAAAATGGTATATCGGGCATGGGATATGTCTCGAGCGTACAAAgagtatgttttcttttattcttttttgtttcgaCGAGTTGGATCAACTGACAGCTGTATAGGAAGACGCAGGATGTGATCAGCTACCTGGAAGATATAGCAGAAGAGTCGATTCAGATGACCAAATTTTTCCATTCAGGACCGGAACCATACTCTCACTATTTGAATAGCGAAGGAGAGTGAGTACAAATTGCTTTATGCGCATTCCTTTTTGCTGACGTTACTCTCAGAGAAGCTAAAGCTTCCTGGCGGGGTACCATATCCTTGCAAAATGGTATCTGCAGAACAAATTGCGTGGACTGTCTCGACCGGACGAACGCTGCTCAATTTGTCTTTGGAAAGCGGGCGCTGGGACATCAGCTGTATGCTCTTGGAGTCGTGGACAGCCCCAATTTGGCATTTGATTCGGATGCAGTGAATATGTTGACCGAGATGTATCACGATCATGGGGATAGTAAGTTGTAAACTTTGTTTCTGTGTGACTGTGTTTTACTCATGCTGTATATAGCTATTGCTTTGCAGTACACTGGAAGCGCGCTCGTGAACAGGGTGGAGACATATAGAAGGATGCCTCACTGGAATAGTCATTCTCGGGATATCATCGAGAACATCCGACGGTTCTACACAAATTCATTGCTAGGCATGGCTTCATCAAGCTGCAGAATACAAAATTCTAACTTCCCTGTTATCCAGATGCTGACAAGCAAACCGCTATCAACCTCTTCCTTGGGGTGCAAAATGAACGGGCAATAACCCATCCACCGGTGCGCAGCGGCTACCGCAAGTGGTTCCACGAAGAATATCTCGGGCCCTCCCGCGACGTCAATGATTTCCAGGAGAGTTTGCGCCGATTTGTGCAACAACGGGGTGACTATTGGGTGGAATATTATCGCCCTTTATTGTTCACGTCTTTGGGAAAACATTTTGCGTATTCGATGAATAGCACCCTCAAGCTGCCTGGGTAGGCTCTTTTTCGGAATGTTGTCTATTATTTGAAGTTGATTAGCTTTCCTTGTCTTTGCTGTGCTGTGTGTAGAAAGACTGCGAAGGATATGAATGTCAGCCCATTCCAACCCCATGGATACCGACCTGCACAAGGAGATCCTTCGTCTCGGTAAGACACGTCGTTATGTCCCTCGTTTCATGTCTCATCGAGTTTCTGTCCGGATTGTTCTAGGGTGGTACAAGGGGTGCGGCGCTGGATTGGGTCGCATCATCCTTCACGGGAGATCCTCCGGGCAGGAAAGCCAATCGTGCGACAGGAAGCGAAGAGGCCTCCCCCGAAGCCTCAAGTTCAGGACAACAAGTCTACAGAGGCCCTAGCTCTGGCCTCACTTGACCCTGCTGTGcctgaaaaggaagaaaaagagtacACAAAGTACGTTTTCTGACTTCATTTCATATCACAACTTTTTTGTCTCTTTTTTGTACGGAAATTCGTATCTTTCTGGTTTCTTATACTCCACTTCCAGATACATTGTTCAAATCGAAGATACACCCGGAATGATACCGTACAACGGGCTAAGTGACCTGAAGCACTATGTGGAGGTTGTACAGATTGCACGAGGTCAACTAGACTATTACCCAGACGACGAGACGTGCGATCACTACAGCAAGTATGTGGAACGCAATTCGACAAGGTATCCGGGTGGAAAAGGCAGGGAGGCGTTCCATGTTTCATTTAATTATGGCCGTTGGTTGGATGGCTGGCAGGAGATGTAGGTTGTATAGAGATGCATGTTATAGAAACATGGCGATGGATGTACGATTAAGACAGTAATAGTAACTAACGACACAGCAATGATATAGCACGTTATGGTATATTTTTCACATAATGATAGGTATAATAAATAAGTGTGTATGCATGTATGTAGCTTTACAACAGCAAGGGTGACGCCGATATTTTAGATGCTTAGGCAGCTTTTGACTTCACTTTTCTTGCATCCGTGAAGGAAGCAACGAGATCCCGCCCCGTGCTTCGCCACCACGTGAACAGACATAGGAGTCCGAGTGCCCCACCGAGTGCAATGTGTATAAGGACAGGTGGGCTCAGGAGGAGTGCAAGCTTTCCTCCCGGAAGAGAATTTGACCTTGAGCTTACGCTGATGTCGAGCCCAAGACGCCTGGCGCTGAGCCGGATGACCACCGCAGAGATCGCGAGGACTGttaggagggagaggggtgGAAGTGTGGTTCGCCAGTTGAATAGCTGCGCTTGTGTCTGGCTTGAAGGACTAGGTGTTACTGATGGTGTGTCATATTTAGAGGTAGGTGTTGATTTTGAGGCTGCTATAGAAGCAGACTCCTGAGCGTCGAAAAAGCGTGAGGCAAATCTGAGTGTGTACACGATGCGTGCAGACAGGTTGAGGATGTTGGCGTACACAAGTGCTGTGTCGCCAAATCCTGTGCGGTAGAGCGTGATAGCGGAGAGGATGtaaaggaaagaaaatgcGACCATCCATCTGTTGCGACGGAGAAAGGGATAAAATCAGCATACCATATTATATAACATAAAAATATGCAGCCGCTTACCTACTCTGCGAGTTTAATTCCTGAGCACTCGCCACGCTTGCCATGAATGCCTCCAAGCCTCCATTGACCGCCAGAACGGGGATATACCAGACCCACGCAGCGAGGACGCGTGGTGCGCTGGTCGCATGGTACGCGGGAGGGAGAAGCAGCGGGAGGAGCAAAGGCGCGTATGTGGAGGCGAAGACAAGGAAAATAGAGGAGAGGGTCAGTtgaagggagaggagggtgtgCAGGGTTTTGGATGCGGAACGGAGTGTCGAGGATGGAAAGGGGGATGAGGATCCAAAATTTTTGGAGAAGAATACACGAACAGTTTCTTCGATTGGCTGGAATACGATGCGGGCGATCAGAGAACCTATTTTTCGGATCGCATTGTTAGTATTAATTGACTCATGATCGTCCGGAGAACACGAATTACACGGGAAGATAGATACGTACCATAATTAACAGCAATAGCGTAGCCACCCTGATCCTGCAGAGGACTGAAGTACGACAGAACGAGCTTGTCGCCTTCGGTGAGAACGTGTTTGACGAGAGATTGTAGCGTCATCGTGTAGGAGAGGCGCAGCGTTTCAGTGTCGATGTAGTTAAATAGCGTGGATCTAGACCTGCGTACATTGTGGATGATATGAGAATTTGAGCATCTCAGAATGTATTGGTTTGACATACCTTGATTCTGAAGATGTCTGTGTTTTAGGAATCAAGCGGCCCGGTCCAAAATACACTGCGTATACCCCAAGTAAGACGAGAGCGTATGCTAACTGGCCAAATGCGAATGCGGGAAGAGCTAATGATCCGCTCCCTGTGGTTGCGTCATAGAACAGGACGAGAAAGGTGGTGATGCTTTTTGCGGTGATACCAAGTCCTTCTGCGCGTAAACGAACGCCAGTCTTGAGCTCCGTCATGGCACTGTATTCACGTGGGTATGACGAATATAAAAGAAGAGGAATAGGAAGCAACGATGCATTACAGAGGAATAAAAACCAACGATTTAGCACAGACACTTTCACAGAACAAGAAGCAACAAAGAAGACTGACGAACACATTATAGAAGGGCTCGCTCAACAACTCGACAACTGCTGCACCTGCATATAGTGCGACCGCTGTCTTAAAATGGGGTTGCGCACGTATTTCTTGACTAGCCGTGTATGTGGTGTATAGTAGTGTTGTGAACAGGGCAAGCGGAATGCCAGCGATGAGGGGAAGGAAAGCCAGGTTCATAGTCGTGCTTGGGTCTGTCCTTTTAATTTTCTCTTTATTTGATGCATTCCCGCGACGCAACAGTGCACCGCGCACACCTTCGCGCGAAAGAAATAGGATGGTTCCGAGGAGGAGTTCAAGCTGAATCGAAGCAGCACCAAATGCAGCAGGTGACGCTAGCCGGAAAAGGGCTTGGTTCAGTAGGAAAGTGGCACCACGCGAGAGCAGCTGGAGAGCCATTAATGAGGAGACCAgagatgacgatgacatAGCGGTAGTCTAAGTCGCGAAGGATGCCCGGGACCTGCACAAGTCTTATTATTGATTGTCATGGACACCGATGCGATGTATACACGTACTTCGACACGCTAATATCACACTTTGACGAGTTTCACGAGTCCACgggaaagaggaaaaagacAAGGTAATCACAACTTCACATAAGAGCGTAACGTAAGGATGAGTGGGCAGTGCGGAGTTCAAACTGACAAACAGCATCGATCTCAATGTCGTTTACACAGGAAGGAAATGAAGGTGCATGGCAGTCCCCCCCGCAAGTCGAGGTACTTCAAGACGATCATTGCCTTATTACAATCTGCTAATGTTAAGCAGAACCAACCAAACACAGGGTCCTATTCAGATTTGCCTGGCAACAAGTTATGGGATGTTCAAGATCCGTTCAAATACTCCCCGCCTAAACCTGAAGGAGATCTATGGACACTGCTGTTGGACCCATTGATCAAGAAGGACAAGGCTCAATGCGAGGCCTGGAAGGACGAAGTACATAACTTGCTCATTTTTGTGAGTAATATCTCCGAGTAGTTGTAAAGGTTATATGATTTTGTCTTTCTTAGGCTGGATTGTTCTCTGCGGTTGTTACCGCTTTCATTGTTGAATCGTACAAGAACCTGCAGGCAGATCCTAGTGATACCATTGTCGCCCTTCTTTCTCAGATAGCATTGCAAACGAGTAGGGCACCCAATGCAACTGCAGTCAAATTGGAGCCTGCAGACTCTTTTGTACCCACCCAGTCCTCT
This genomic interval carries:
- a CDS encoding Polyphosphoinositide phosphatase, which produces METPLAEAATQETASLSDSLHDNPASSSASTQAQELQPPTESVYSEPKGPRVHTPQVRLPPAFNKFILYENRLRFFIIASNASDSRHRIIKIDRTTQDEELNIIEDEVEYTGKQMTAMLKMLDDGNRASGGLGKAKMFFGIAGFIRFTAGWYMILITKRSVVALLGGHYLYHCENSDIVPVPFNHKIEKPAEEQRLMNIFKQVDMSKNFYFSYTYDLTSTLQHNLTGEVRSGENDWPINDRFAWNFHMLTAPFSKQATPPLNHYWLLPLVHGHVDQAKLTVLGRVIFVTLIARRSRHFAGARYLKRGANDEGNVANEVETEQIVCEALTTPFYYPDRGKGDAHRHRRPSPNYTSYVQYRGSIPIYWTQETTSMSPKPPIEISVVDPFYTAASRHFDDLFKRYGAPITILNLIKRREPVPRESKLLDEYTQCVRYLNQFLPRGKKMVYRAWDMSRAYKEKTQDVISYLEDIAEESIQMTKFFHSGPEPYSHYLNSEGEEAKASWRGTISLQNGICRTNCVDCLDRTNAAQFVFGKRALGHQLYALGVVDSPNLAFDSDAVNMLTEMYHDHGDTIALQYTGSALVNRVETYRRMPHWNSHSRDIIENIRRFYTNSLLDADKQTAINLFLGVQNERAITHPPVRSGYRKWFHEEYLGPSRDVNDFQESLRRFVQQRGDYWVEYYRPLLFTSLGKHFAYSMNSTLKLPGKTAKDMNVSPFQPHGYRPAQGDPSSRVVQGVRRWIGSHHPSREILRAGKPIVRQEAKRPPPKPQVQDNKSTEALALASLDPAVPEKEEKEYTKYIVQIEDTPGMIPYNGLSDLKHYVEVVQIARGQLDYYPDDETCDHYSKYVERNSTRYPGGKGREAFHVSFNYGRWLDGWQEM
- a CDS encoding Oligosaccharide translocation protein RFT1, whose product is MSSSSLVSSLMALQLLSRGATFLLNQALFRLASPAAFGAASIQLELLLGTILFLSREGVRGALLRRGNASNKEKIKRTDPSTTMNLAFLPLIAGIPLALFTTLLYTTYTASQEIRAQPHFKTAVALYAGAAVVELLSEPFYNVAMTELKTGVRLRAEGLGITAKSITTFLVLFYDATTGSGSLALPAFAFGQLAYALVLLGVYAVYFGPGRLIPKTQTSSESRSRSTLFNYIDTETLRLSYTMTLQSLVKHVLTEGDKLVLSYFSPLQDQGGYAIAVNYGSLIARIVFQPIEETVRVFFSKNFGSSSPFPSSTLRSASKTLHTLLSLQLTLSSIFLVFASTYAPLLLPLLLPPAYHATSAPRVLAAWVWYIPVLAVNGGLEAFMASVASAQELNSQSRWMVAFSFLYILSAITLYRTGFGDTALVYANILNLSARIVYTLRFASRFFDAQESASIAASKSTPTSKYDTPSVTPSPSSQTQAQLFNWRTTLPPLSLLTVLAISAVVIRLSARRLGLDISVSSRSNSLPGGKLALLLSPPVLIHIALGGALGLLCLFTWWRSTGRDLVASFTDARKVKSKAA